Within the Sarcophilus harrisii chromosome 2, mSarHar1.11, whole genome shotgun sequence genome, the region TTGGGGGGCGTTGGGGAGAATCCTCTTTTAGAAAACCTGGCATCCTAGGAATTAGAACTGGAAAATGCTTCAGAAATCCTCTAGTCCGGCTCCCATAGTTATAGATGAGGAGTCTGAGACTCGGGGAAATCAGACCAAAGTCACTCAGGCAGTCTGTTTTAGAGGTAAGATACAAACACAGGGCTTCCAATGAAGCCCCAAAATCAAATCTCTACCATAGCGTCTTCCCCAAGTATGGTTCTGCCAGGtccattttcaaaatagatgttattataataagcaaatttatttttatagtgttttaaagttcaccagtttgtttttccttcctctagAGCTTCATGACAAGATTTTGACTGAACCCCTCAAACATGCTGATTTCTTTAATATAAAGGAACTGTTTTCCCTCAAAACTCTTTTTGATGCCAGAGTACATTTAGGACATAAAAGAGGTTGTCGTCACAGGTATGCTCAACCTTCTTTGCTGTATGTTTCCAGTAGAAGAGAGTTCTAGCAAATGTCTGTAAGTGGGATTTCAAGAAGTACTTTAGAGCTTCAGATCTAATCATGATTAGAAAATAGTAATTTTCTAAGTTTTTCAAGATTAATTCAGTAGATGTTTTATTAAGGATGCTTTCTATTATGGATATCTTTGTTTGCTTGATGATACAGTatataaagtgctgggcctggaatcaggaagaccccagttcaaatctagcctcagacactaataaTTCTAtgatctggacaagtcatttgacttttgtttgcctctgttttctcatatataaaatggtaataatagtagcacctgtctcccagagttgttatgaggatcaaatgaggtaatgattATCAAGTGGTTAGCACAGTAACtagcacttagtaaatactttataaatattagctgttgtTATTTTATTCCCATGTCTCATTTTCCCAATTGTCTTCCACTATAAGCTTCTAAAAGTCAAGCATTGTTGcttttatttctacatttgtcagATGGCTTGTATTGTCTGGAAATTGACTCCTTTTCCCTGGCCTGACCCCTGTGAAAGGAAAGGGGTAGGGGAAGTAAATAGGGTAGATTCTAGCCCTCATAATCCCCAATGATAAGAGAAGAACTGTTTTTGATCTCTCCAGGGAATTGTGTTGGCATATAGCTTCTTATCCACCTTGAGATGcagtcttatttttttattttgtaaaactgTTGAATGTATCCCTAGCTGCTgtggaaatcataaaggattttGTGTGGAGCCATATACTAGAGAGCAAAACTAGCTCCATTCTCAGAAAGTCTAGCTCTCCAACAGACTTGGCCAGAGGCTGAGGTCCACATGTCCCTGTTTCTAAGCACTCACATCTCATATTTAATGTCCTTCAGTAAACTGCCTGGAAActgataaaaatgcattttaaaagtaggagggggggaggagggggaactgaggcaaacagccaGTAAGtatgtgaggtcagatttgaacttgggtcttccttattccaaaccCAGAACTCATAAGTATTAATTGCTGCTGGTGATTGAGTTGACACTATATACTTTGTGTTCAAATGGCATGCCCTTTGCAGGTTTATGGAACCATACATCTTTGGGACCCGCCTAGAGCAGGATATCATTGACTTGGACCAAACGGTCAAGCATCTCCAACTGGCTCTGAATTTTACTGCCCACATGGCCTATCggaaaggaattattttatttgtgagCAGGAATCGGCAGTTCACCCACCTGATAGAAAAAATGGCTCTGAACTGTGAAGAGTATGCCCACACCAGATATTTTAAAGGCGGTTTGTTGACCAATGCCCCTGTCCAATTTGGCCCTTCAGTCCGTCTTCCTGATCTGATGGTCTTCTTCCATACCCTGAACAATGTCTTTGAGCCACATGTGGCTGTGAGGGATGCTGCCAAGATGAACATCCCTACTGTGGGCATTGTGGACACAAACTGCAACCCATGCCTCATTTCATACCCCATCCCTGGAAATGATGATTCCCCTGACTCCATCAAGCTCTTCTGCCACCTCTTTGAAACAACCATCAAACGGGCTaaggcaaagaggaaacaaatggaattcctgtATAGCCAGCAAAGCAAACAGATGGCTCACAAGACAGAAGACACATACCAGCAGCCCCCAAGCCCTGCTCACTTAGAAACATAGACTGTGATGGACTAAAAAACCTGAGTTTTGTAAAATATCACTTGACTTGtaccaaaataaaaactagaCCTAAAACCTCTTAGTTCTTCAAATCAAAATTCTCTCCTATCCTTGTATAGTTGGAGCTCGtggaggggggtggagggtgggggaagaggcaaggaggaaggaaaatctTTTTACTATCTAGTAATAGTCTTATTTTATCCTTAGATGCCAATTTTATAC harbors:
- the MRPS2 gene encoding 28S ribosomal protein S2, mitochondrial, translated to MALAQAPLPLLRAGTASRLPRWELLGKASPWASQSGLRMYGALPAAGTVQQGDDRELHDKILTEPLKHADFFNIKELFSLKTLFDARVHLGHKRGCRHRFMEPYIFGTRLEQDIIDLDQTVKHLQLALNFTAHMAYRKGIILFVSRNRQFTHLIEKMALNCEEYAHTRYFKGGLLTNAPVQFGPSVRLPDLMVFFHTLNNVFEPHVAVRDAAKMNIPTVGIVDTNCNPCLISYPIPGNDDSPDSIKLFCHLFETTIKRAKAKRKQMEFLYSQQSKQMAHKTEDTYQQPPSPAHLET